In Brevibacillus marinus, the genomic window AAGGTCAGCGACCTGATCGATGCGATGTATGAGACCCTGCCCGACGGGTTGCAAGAGCAAAAAGCAGAGTATGTGGAGAAGGAGACGAAGTAACCATGGCGCAAATGACGATGGTGCAAGCGATTACCGATGCGCTGCGTGTGGAGTTGGCACGCGACGAAAAGGTACTCGTATTTGGCGAGGACGTAGGGAAAAACGGCGGTGTGTTCCGGGCCACAGAGGGTCTGCAGAAGGAGTTCGGCGAGCATCGCGTATTTGATACGCCGCTCGCGGAGTCGGGCATCGGCGGGCTGGCCGTCGGTCTGGGGATCAACGGATTTCGCCCGGTCGCGGAAATTCAGTTTTTCGGATTTGTGTTCGAGGCGTTTGACGCGATCGCTTCGCAAGCGGCGCGGATGCGTTACCGTTCCGGCGGCCGCTACCACAGCCCCGTCACCTTCCGTTCGCCGTTTGGCGGCGGCGTCAAGACGCCGGAGCTGCACGCCGACTCGCTGGAAGGCTTGTTTTTGCAAACGCCTGGCGTGAAAGTGGTGATTCCGTCCAATCCGTACGACGCCAAAGGGCTGTTGATCTCCTCCATCCGCGACAACGATCCGGTGATTTTCCTGGAGCATATGAAACTGTACCGCTCGTTCCGCCAGGAGGTGCCGGAAGGGGAATACACGCTTCCGCTCGGTAAAGCCAACGTGGTCCGCGAAGGAAGCGATGTCACGATCATCACCTATGGGGCGATGGTGCACACCAGTCTGAAGGCAGCCGATGAGCTGGAAAAAATGCGGGGAGCGAAAGCGGAAGTGATCGATCTGCGGACGATCAATCCGCTCGACATGGAGACGGTGATCGAGTCTGTGAAGAAGACCAACCGGGCGATCGTCGTTCAGGAAGCGCAAAAATCAGCGGGGGTTGCGGCGGAAGTGATCGCACAGATCAACGAGAAAGCGATTCTCCACCTGGAAGCGCCGGTGCTGCGCGTCACGTCGCCCGACACCGTCTATCCGTTTGCCATGGCGGAAGACATCTGGCTGCCGGATGTACAGCGTGTCGTGGACGGCCTGCTTCAAGTGCTTGATTTCTAGGCTTGCGCGAGGAACAGCGGCGGAAAGGACAGCTTTCCGCCTTCTTTTCCGCCGACGGTGACGAGAAGACAGAGGAGGGAACATACGTGAGTCGATTTGAGTTTAAACTGCCCGATATCGGGGAGGGTATTCACGAAGGCGAGATTGTCAAGTGGCACGTCAAGCCGGGCGATCTGGTGGAAGAGGACCAAGTCATTCTCGAGGTGCAAAACGACAAGGCGCTCGTGGAAATCCCCTCTCCCGTCAAAGGGAAAGTGCTGGAACTGAAGGTTGCGGAAGGGACGGTCGCGGTTGTGGGCGACACGCTGGTCGTGTTTGAAACGGCAGGGGCTGCGGCGGGCGAGCCGGCACAGGTCCCGGCTGCCGACGCCGCCGCGCAGCCGCAAGCGGGTACTGAGCAGCCGGGCTGCGATATCGGCGCGCAGATCAATGCCAATCTCACCCAACCGCTGGACACTGCGGCCGCGGCGGCACCAGCGGGCCGGGCGGCAGGTGCGGCGATCGCGCGGCAGCACATCCTGGCCACGCCTTCCGTCCGTAAATACGCGCGGGAAAAAGGGGTGGATCTCGCATTCGTGCCGGGCAGCGGCAAACATGGGCGGATTACCCGGCAGGACGTCGACAACTACCTGGCCGGCCATACGGCTGCAGCAGGCGCGGGCGAACAGCCGGTACAACAGCAGCAGGCGGCGGAACCGCGCGGAACGGCCGCAGCGGCACAGGCTGCCCCCGTTGCTCAGCAGGCCGCTTGGGCCGAGGAAGCGGTAGAGCGCGTCCCGCTGCGCGGAATCCGCAAGGCAATCAGCAGGGCGATGGTTCAGTCGGCCTATACGGCGCCGCACGTCACGCTGCTCGACGAAGTGGAGGTCAGCGAGCTGATCGCCTTGCGCCAACAAGCGAAACCGCTGGCGGAAGCGAAGGGGCTCAAGCTCACCTACCTGCCGTTTATCGTCAAGGCAGTGGTGGCCGGCCTGAAGCAGTTCCCGGAATTGAACGCCTCGCTCGATGAAGAGAAACAGGAGATCATCTACAAAAAGTACTATCATATTGGCATTGCCACCTCAACCGAAGAAGGGTTGCTGGTGCCGGTCGTCAAAGCGGCAGACCGCAAGTCGATTTTCGAGATAGCCGCCGAGATCAACCAACTCGCTGCCAAAGCGCGGGAACGGAAAGCTTCCCCCGAGGAGCTGAAAGGTTCAACCTTCAGCATCACCAACATCGGCTCGGCTGGCGGGATGTTCTTTACCCCCATCATCAACTATCCGGAAGCGGCGATTCTCGGCGTCGGGCGGATTACGGAAAAACCGGTGGTCAAAAACGGCGAGGTCGCGGTTGGTTCCGTATTGGCGCTGTCGCTCAGTTTTGACCATCGCCTGGTAGACGGGGAACCGGCGCAGCGCTTTTTGAACTACGTGAAACAGTTGTTGGAAAATCCGACACTGTTGATGATGGAGGGATAAGATGGTAGTCGGTGAATTTACCACAGAAGTTGACGTGTTGGTCATCGGTGCCGGTCCCGGCGGCTATGTGGCCGCGATCCGGGCCGCCCAGCTGGGCAAAAGCGTGACCGTCATCGAACGCGGCGAACTGGGCGGGGTCTGCCTCAACGTGGGCTGCATTCCGTCCAAGGCGTTGATCCACGCCTCCCAGCTGTACGAACAGATGCAGGCGGCCGAGCAGATGGGCATTACCGCGCAAAACGTGGCTGTCGATTTCCCGAAGGTGCAGGAGTGGAAAAACAAGATTGTCAAGCAGCTGACGGGCGGTGTCCAGTCGCTGTTTAAAGGCAACAAGATTCAGACCGTAGCGGGAGAGGCGCTGTTCGTCAGTGAAAACGAAGTGCGCGTGATCAACGGGTATGAAGTGAGCCGCTACAAGTTTAACCACTGCATCATCGCAACCGGCTCGCGGCCGCTTGAACTGCCCGCTTTTCCGTTCGGCAAGCGGGTGCTCTCCTCGACCGAGGCGTTGAATCTGACGGAGATCCCGCAAAGCCTGGTCGTGATCGGCGGCGGTTATATCGGAATCGAACTGGGCAGCACCTTTGCCCGCTTCGGCAGCAAAGTGACGATTCTGGAAGCGGCTGAGCAGATTTTGCCTGGCTTTGAACCGGAGATGACCCGCTTGGTAGAGCGAAAGCTGAAGAAAAACAAGGTGGACATCTTCACGAAAGCGCTGGCCAAAGGAATGGAAGAGAGCGACACAGGCGTCACGGTAACGGCAGAAGTAAAAGGCGAAGAAAAGCGGATTGAAGCGGAGTACGTGCTGGTTACGGTGGGGCGGGTTCCCAATACCGACCAACTGGGTGTTGCCGACATCGGCATGAAACTGACGGAAAAGGGGCACATCATCGTCGACAAGCAAGGGCAGACCAGCATTCGCAACGTCTACGCGATTGGCGACGTCGTAGCGGGACCGGCTCTGGCGCACAAGGCTTCGTACGAAGGAAAAGTGGCGGCGGAAGCGATTGCCGGTCAACCCTCGGCGGTTGACTACCAGGTCATCCCGGCGGTTGTCTTCTCCGATCCGGAGATCGCCAGCGTCGGCCTCAGCGAACGGGAAGCCAAGGAACAAGGAATCGACTGCGCGGTCGGTCGCTTCCCGTTTGCCGCCAATGGAAGGGCGCTTTCCGTCAACGCCGGAGAAGGGTTTGTCAAACTGGTCGCCGACAAACAGAGCGGTGTGCTGGTGGGAGTGCAAATCGTCGGACCGGAGGCATCCAACCTGATTGCCGAGGCCGGGTTGGCGATTGAGATGGGAGCGACGTTGGAGGATATCGGGCTGACCATCCACGCCCATCCGACGCTGGGCGAAATGATGATGGAAGCGGCCGAGTTGGCGCTGGGGCATCCGATTCACGTATTGAACAAATAACGCGCACAAGCGGTTCGTCCGGCCTTGCTCTTGGGTTCATCCCAGCGAGCAGGGCCTTACTCATGTCCGGCTAGCGAAGCGCTTGGCTGAGCAGGCTGTACGCGATATGCAGCGTATCGCCCGCTTGCGTGTACTGCGGCGGATGCGGCAGAAACCAGCTGGGGTGCAGCGCGAGGCGGACAACCTCGGGGGAATCCGGCTCAACGGCGGAATCCGGCAAACGGAGCACGAGCTGTGACGCGTCACAGGTCAGCGGGAAGGGAAGGATTTGCTGCAGGTACTGGCAAACGGCTTTCGCACTGCGCAGGCTTTCAAACCGCGCCCGCTCGCGCGCGACAGCCGGCTGCAGTTCATCCCATTTTTCGCGAAAGATGTAGTGCGTGTAAGCGGCGAGGAACAGATTGAAGCGGCCTCTGATCAGCTCCGGTTCGCACAGCAGGTCGATCAGCAAGGAAGTGTGGGGCAGTCGGCCCCGGCCAACGCTGCTGTTGAGTGTTTCCCGACAGGAATCGATAAACTGCGCCAAGGGCAGATCGGTCAGGTAGGCCAACTGCTCCTCCTCCGTTGTAAGCGCCTCCGTTTGGTGAACGGCGAACATCGAGGGGACTGCGCAGTAAAAGAGCGGAGAAAAATACAGCCATTCTGCGTAAAGTCCTTCCTGTTTCAAGATCTCCCTGCTTTTTTTCACCCACTGGTGATGCTGGATGGTCGGCAGGGCCTGGGTCAGCACGTGCAAACTGGCCGCAATCTCAAACAGGGGGGAAACGCTGAACCGGATCGGCGGCTGAGAATCGTGCAGCTTGGACAAATTGATTTTGATCATCGTTACGGCCTCCTCGCCCATGATTCTTTCATCATACGCAGGTTTTTGGGACAATTCAATCGTTTCAGCCGGCGGAAGCGCACATCCAGCTTTCCCGCGGCGATCTCATGCGGAAGGCTTTAGCGCCGCAGGTACTGCTCGAGGTCTGCGATCAGCGCTGTCACGGAGTGATAGCCGTCGGCGGAGTGGAACAGCTTCTCCAAGATGCTCCGCACAGCCGGAGAAAGGGAGAGCTCCTCCCGCCAACTCCGCTCCGGCATGGACTCGTCCGCTTCGTACGTGGAGTACAACAGAAACAGCAGGAAGTGTCCCAGCGCCAGCAGGTCGCTTGCGGGATGAACGGCCCGCTTCAGCTGTTTCTCTGCGGGGTACTCGGCAAAGGGATGATCGGTGTAGGTGGGCGGGTCTCCGACGAAGCGGGCCAGTCCGAAGTCGATCAGGTACGGCTCGCCGTCCTGCAGCACGACGTTGGGGATGCGCACGTCGCGGTGGATGATGCCGCGTTGATGCAGATGTTCGACAATTCCCGCAAGTTTGCGCAGCAGGCGCACGGCATCCGCCTCGCTAAACTGTTGCTTGTGGGCAAACAGCAGCTCTTCGACGGTCGCGCCGGGAATGTACGACAGCACCAAAAACCCCAGCCCGTCCGCGACGAAGTGTTCCCGCACCTGCGGGATGCGCGGGTGCGCGAGCGATTCCAGCACTTTTTTCTCGTAGAGCTGCATGTCCAATCCTTTGGGATGTCCTCTGCGGCTGGGTTTCGTCTGCTTGACGACGACCAACGTGTCCGACTGCGCGGGGGAGGCAAGATACGCGATGCCGAAGGCGCCCACGCCCAGCACAGTGTGAATCGTATAGCCGCCTATTGTCCGGCCGGGGGGAAACGGCCTGTCCAGCCAATAGGTTCGATAAAGCGCTTGTAGCTTCTCCCACATCGTCAACACGCCCTTTTTGTGCTGCAGATGGCTGCCGACTGGTTTGTCGCGCATGTTGTCGTGTTGCGCGTTTTCGCTGAATTTGCTCCATTTGCTGGGCAAAGCGGGGGCGCCAAAAGAAGAACGCTCTCCCCGCTCATGGTCAAGAACACGTGGATTCACGGTCGTTCCCCGCTTCAGTCCTACCGCGGCTGTCTGCTGTTTTAGGGCAGCAGGGAGACGACGCGCAAACCGGCTTCAATCAGATTGATTCCCCTTAGGTAGTCCGCCTCATCAATCGTCGGTACCAACTCATCCTCTTCCAGATAGCGGAGCCATTTCTCATCCCGGTACCAGTCCACGCCGTCGGCGGCAGGCTGTACCGTGTCCGGCCACACCTTGGCCAGCGGGGGACTGTACAGTTTTGGCCGACCCGGCAGCAATTCGCCACCCTGCAGGCGCTCGCGGTACTCTTGTTCTGCCGGCGATTGGCGAACAGGGGTGAAGAGGTGAGGCCAGTAGTCGGCCCGCGAGCCGGTGTGCGGCACCCGGGTGGCCCAGGCGGTAAACGCCCGCAGCCGCTTGCCGTCGGCAAACAACAGGTGGTACAAGGTTTTGCCGACGTTGATCCGCGCTTCAAGCGAAGCGAAGTGCTTGACGCAGACGCCCGTCAAGCGCGGCCGCTCGTCATCCGCATGCTCCCGGTAGGGGAGGAGCACCTTGTTCAACGAGAGGACGTCCTGGGCGAGGAAGGGGAAGCTCTGCAGCACTTCGCTGCGATAATCTGAATGGCGGACAACGCGCTGTTCAATATACTGCTGTTCGTTGACAATCAGCGCCCGCGCCAGGCGCCGCGCGTTCCCGTTCCGCAAAAAGCCGCGCCAGATGGGCACCATGAAGCGGGAGACCCCCAGTTTGGGCAAAAGCGGGGTCAAATCGGCCGCTTCCTGTTTCATCACTTTGTATAACAACAGCTGCGGATAGGCATCGTGAAAGATCAGCCAATTGCAGCGTTCCAGAAAGGCAAACGAGGACTGAATCGCCTGCCGGGACATCAGCCGGGGCAGCCATTCGCCGTGCAGGTCGGTCATGTTCCAGCCGCTGTTGCGGGAGACCATGTGCGCCAAAAACGCCCACTCCAGCTCAGGATGCTCCCGGTAAAAGTCGAGGTAGGCTTTGGTTCGGGTCAGGTTGTTGCGGTTGTGCACAGCCGTTTGGTGGCGAATCTCCGCCACCAGGTCGTCGGCGTCGGTCGTCCGCCAAGTCATCCCAGCAACCTCCTTAGGCATCGCTGACAGTTATCCCTAGGCTCTCCGCTTTCTCTTTCTGGTATGCGGCGGGGAGCCGGCGGCCGCAGCCGACCAGGTGTGCCGGGATAACGGGTGTTGCTGTGCGCAACCCGACGTGGACTCAGGCTTTCGGCACGAACTGCAGGATAAACGCCACAATGCCCGCCGCGATCAGCGGACCAACCGGAACACCGCGAAAAAACGCGACACCGATGATCGTGCCCACCATCAAGCCGGTGACGACGAGCGGACTGTCCGCCATAAACGTCGCGCCGCGTCCGCCGAGGTAGGCGACGACCGCGCCGACCAATATC contains:
- a CDS encoding alpha-ketoacid dehydrogenase subunit beta, translating into MAQMTMVQAITDALRVELARDEKVLVFGEDVGKNGGVFRATEGLQKEFGEHRVFDTPLAESGIGGLAVGLGINGFRPVAEIQFFGFVFEAFDAIASQAARMRYRSGGRYHSPVTFRSPFGGGVKTPELHADSLEGLFLQTPGVKVVIPSNPYDAKGLLISSIRDNDPVIFLEHMKLYRSFRQEVPEGEYTLPLGKANVVREGSDVTIITYGAMVHTSLKAADELEKMRGAKAEVIDLRTINPLDMETVIESVKKTNRAIVVQEAQKSAGVAAEVIAQINEKAILHLEAPVLRVTSPDTVYPFAMAEDIWLPDVQRVVDGLLQVLDF
- a CDS encoding dihydrolipoamide acetyltransferase family protein; the encoded protein is MSRFEFKLPDIGEGIHEGEIVKWHVKPGDLVEEDQVILEVQNDKALVEIPSPVKGKVLELKVAEGTVAVVGDTLVVFETAGAAAGEPAQVPAADAAAQPQAGTEQPGCDIGAQINANLTQPLDTAAAAAPAGRAAGAAIARQHILATPSVRKYAREKGVDLAFVPGSGKHGRITRQDVDNYLAGHTAAAGAGEQPVQQQQAAEPRGTAAAAQAAPVAQQAAWAEEAVERVPLRGIRKAISRAMVQSAYTAPHVTLLDEVEVSELIALRQQAKPLAEAKGLKLTYLPFIVKAVVAGLKQFPELNASLDEEKQEIIYKKYYHIGIATSTEEGLLVPVVKAADRKSIFEIAAEINQLAAKARERKASPEELKGSTFSITNIGSAGGMFFTPIINYPEAAILGVGRITEKPVVKNGEVAVGSVLALSLSFDHRLVDGEPAQRFLNYVKQLLENPTLLMMEG
- the lpdA gene encoding dihydrolipoyl dehydrogenase — encoded protein: MVVGEFTTEVDVLVIGAGPGGYVAAIRAAQLGKSVTVIERGELGGVCLNVGCIPSKALIHASQLYEQMQAAEQMGITAQNVAVDFPKVQEWKNKIVKQLTGGVQSLFKGNKIQTVAGEALFVSENEVRVINGYEVSRYKFNHCIIATGSRPLELPAFPFGKRVLSSTEALNLTEIPQSLVVIGGGYIGIELGSTFARFGSKVTILEAAEQILPGFEPEMTRLVERKLKKNKVDIFTKALAKGMEESDTGVTVTAEVKGEEKRIEAEYVLVTVGRVPNTDQLGVADIGMKLTEKGHIIVDKQGQTSIRNVYAIGDVVAGPALAHKASYEGKVAAEAIAGQPSAVDYQVIPAVVFSDPEIASVGLSEREAKEQGIDCAVGRFPFAANGRALSVNAGEGFVKLVADKQSGVLVGVQIVGPEASNLIAEAGLAIEMGATLEDIGLTIHAHPTLGEMMMEAAELALGHPIHVLNK
- a CDS encoding DUF5937 family protein; this translates as MIKINLSKLHDSQPPIRFSVSPLFEIAASLHVLTQALPTIQHHQWVKKSREILKQEGLYAEWLYFSPLFYCAVPSMFAVHQTEALTTEEEQLAYLTDLPLAQFIDSCRETLNSSVGRGRLPHTSLLIDLLCEPELIRGRFNLFLAAYTHYIFREKWDELQPAVARERARFESLRSAKAVCQYLQQILPFPLTCDASQLVLRLPDSAVEPDSPEVVRLALHPSWFLPHPPQYTQAGDTLHIAYSLLSQALR
- a CDS encoding serine/threonine protein kinase; the encoded protein is MNPRVLDHERGERSSFGAPALPSKWSKFSENAQHDNMRDKPVGSHLQHKKGVLTMWEKLQALYRTYWLDRPFPPGRTIGGYTIHTVLGVGAFGIAYLASPAQSDTLVVVKQTKPSRRGHPKGLDMQLYEKKVLESLAHPRIPQVREHFVADGLGFLVLSYIPGATVEELLFAHKQQFSEADAVRLLRKLAGIVEHLHQRGIIHRDVRIPNVVLQDGEPYLIDFGLARFVGDPPTYTDHPFAEYPAEKQLKRAVHPASDLLALGHFLLFLLYSTYEADESMPERSWREELSLSPAVRSILEKLFHSADGYHSVTALIADLEQYLRR
- a CDS encoding DUF2515 family protein — encoded protein: MTWRTTDADDLVAEIRHQTAVHNRNNLTRTKAYLDFYREHPELEWAFLAHMVSRNSGWNMTDLHGEWLPRLMSRQAIQSSFAFLERCNWLIFHDAYPQLLLYKVMKQEAADLTPLLPKLGVSRFMVPIWRGFLRNGNARRLARALIVNEQQYIEQRVVRHSDYRSEVLQSFPFLAQDVLSLNKVLLPYREHADDERPRLTGVCVKHFASLEARINVGKTLYHLLFADGKRLRAFTAWATRVPHTGSRADYWPHLFTPVRQSPAEQEYRERLQGGELLPGRPKLYSPPLAKVWPDTVQPAADGVDWYRDEKWLRYLEEDELVPTIDEADYLRGINLIEAGLRVVSLLP